The Aureispira anguillae genome contains a region encoding:
- a CDS encoding peptidoglycan-binding protein, which produces MGRPTLRLYDGFSHTSPHLKDDVKDLQTLLKGLGYRIRPDGEFGAYTENVVRLFQASKGLGADGVVGPYTWSLLLKKPSPKNPSTTFQTSYSKWDRTLLKQLEELKKYEYTVKKVANKYGIPPSIIAGLGSRESHWGLALTPPGPGGTGDHGHGRGLMQVDDRWHVPFIQSGKWADGRENIIYGGAVLKNCMKYFEKKAGWDLSFKLIKAGVAGYNCGPRRAWDGYRMGYGVDYYTTGRDYSKNVIERAGWFQLHGWK; this is translated from the coding sequence ATGGGAAGACCAACTTTGAGATTATACGACGGATTTAGCCATACTTCACCACATTTAAAAGATGACGTAAAGGATTTACAAACTTTATTAAAAGGTTTGGGGTATAGAATCCGCCCTGATGGTGAATTTGGGGCATATACCGAAAATGTAGTTCGTTTGTTTCAAGCATCTAAAGGACTTGGTGCTGATGGAGTGGTAGGACCATATACTTGGTCGCTATTATTAAAAAAGCCATCGCCTAAAAATCCTTCTACTACGTTTCAAACTTCTTATTCAAAATGGGATAGAACCCTATTGAAACAATTGGAAGAGTTAAAAAAATATGAATATACTGTTAAGAAAGTAGCGAATAAATATGGCATCCCGCCTTCTATTATTGCTGGATTGGGCTCTCGTGAATCTCATTGGGGCTTGGCATTAACTCCTCCTGGTCCTGGAGGAACGGGAGATCATGGGCATGGTCGTGGTTTAATGCAAGTAGATGATCGTTGGCATGTTCCTTTCATCCAGTCGGGAAAATGGGCAGATGGTAGAGAAAATATTATCTATGGTGGCGCAGTTCTAAAAAACTGTATGAAGTATTTTGAAAAAAAGGCAGGATGGGACTTAAGTTTTAAACTAATTAAAGCTGGTGTTGCTGGTTATAATTGTGGTCCTAGACGTGCATGGGATGGTTATAGAATGGGCTATGGAGTTGATTATTATACAACAGGACGTGATTATTCTAAGAATGTTATTGAACGTGCAGGATGGTTTCAACTGCATGGATGGAAATAA
- a CDS encoding GSCFA domain-containing protein, whose translation MIKHKTTIEIEEALFNIRYQDNILSMGSCFAQNIASFLAQNFYPISVNPFGTLYNPISIRNSLGLLLNNYEFQADDLFFHNGLWSSFQHHSSFSSPSPTTTLEQINIELIKARTRLQQSKVLILTFGTAWVYELRKNNKVVSNCHKMPANRFKRKRLSVAEIIESLGPLLEYLKEYLPELNIILTVSPIRHLKDGFVENQLSKSTLLLAVQEMVSRASFIHYFPAYEIMMDDLRDYRYYADDLVHPSKLAIQYIWEHFANHYLDPKELAIRNSIAKLQKAIQHRPFNPKSNGHQKFVLQQLKNIDKIQKKVPTLNLETAKQHFSEQLIT comes from the coding sequence ATGATAAAACACAAAACAACAATTGAAATAGAAGAGGCTCTATTTAATATTCGATACCAAGATAATATTTTATCTATGGGGTCTTGTTTCGCTCAAAATATAGCTAGTTTTCTAGCTCAGAACTTTTACCCTATATCGGTAAACCCTTTTGGAACCCTCTATAATCCTATCTCTATTCGAAATAGTTTAGGTTTACTGCTCAACAACTATGAGTTTCAAGCAGACGATTTGTTTTTTCACAATGGTCTATGGAGCAGTTTTCAACATCACAGTTCTTTTTCTTCGCCAAGCCCAACTACGACACTAGAGCAGATTAATATTGAATTGATTAAAGCACGCACACGGTTGCAACAAAGCAAAGTATTAATTCTAACATTTGGAACAGCTTGGGTTTATGAGTTAAGAAAAAACAATAAGGTAGTTAGCAATTGCCATAAAATGCCAGCCAACCGATTTAAGCGAAAACGATTAAGTGTTGCAGAGATTATTGAAAGTTTAGGTCCTCTCTTAGAATATCTCAAAGAATATTTGCCTGAGCTAAACATCATCTTAACCGTCAGTCCTATTCGACATTTAAAAGATGGATTTGTAGAAAATCAATTGAGTAAATCAACACTTTTATTGGCGGTACAAGAAATGGTAAGCCGTGCTAGTTTTATCCACTATTTTCCTGCTTATGAAATTATGATGGACGACCTAAGGGACTACCGCTATTATGCTGACGATTTAGTACACCCTAGCAAACTAGCCATTCAATATATCTGGGAGCATTTTGCCAATCATTATCTAGACCCCAAAGAGTTAGCCATACGCAATAGTATTGCAAAACTGCAAAAAGCAATACAACATCGTCCTTTCAACCCAAAGTCTAATGGGCATCAAAAATTTGTTCTACAACAATTAAAAAATATTGATAAAATTCAAAAAAAAGTACCTACTTTAAATTTAGAGACTGCAAAACAACATTTTTCTGAACAGCTAATTACTTAG
- a CDS encoding CHAT domain-containing protein has translation MSRPIYINFLILLLLNSCLSNCYAQTNLEKTLARANKHIQDAERYYAEMKFVQAKESYQFAARLYRNNNLPAYYAICYNGIGNTYIDLTLYEEAKSKGFEKALQQLAEIKSIEPNFDIDSSLVADAYEGLGRYYSSISTTLQTQQGLETKIHYTKALEYHQNALRIRKNFYGDLHQKIALSYYFIGRCYRGFSANSYNDNLDDNPIQKELDFLKKALDIQLKTVGELHYQTANTYQALGNYYYETQKDYHKGVEYHKKAFKIRQEIFKMDHLQIASSYIDMSIYYRVMNIYDKELSYLEKALKIQLSILGTDHAEIAKSYYLLAHRYRSNGSIQKAISYYEYALAIFIKLKNKQSLEVAEVRLGLALCYRMDHERKKELQQLQQSLSTYEKILGKKHFKIGLILLEKGNYYLQTKQYDSTLFFYQKALLINQQQLGSAHYSVTDLYDKMARVYRLKGLPEKEFEYLTKSLTIKKGEDSLSVHNNKRPQQTGFYSLDFPLDKEFRNKTLEQQLYNSYMSLAAYYERAHNIPEALHYIQQALAAVCPSLNNSTINIYENPSTKDLSHNIQWLYALGKKAAFLQTLYDHQQEEKNLSTAIQTYTQGIDVINSLRTNFNSKKAHQELKKYSIPIYEGAITSLFVKYTKTSNPQYLNQAFEIAEYSKSFALIQGLQNTLARGRGNIPNQLLELERELRHQLAYYSNYQNKGAKNNQKFDKAYFSAKQSYDSLIYQLEKDYPTYYNLKYQTKVTSVNEVCSKLLHDNHILLEYFIGDQYLYVFRLSKHQKDFFQVIIPDNYEQLVYNLRSALTNYDMIEEHPQWAYQTFVATSYKFYIQFLAPFLPEIFIEDQELTIIPDGMLNYIPFEVLLSELPSQELVAKRDYKKLSFILKQHPISYNYSATIWANNSQNRPSPNNGQCLGFAPSIQFSSSHDSLPWTQKELEAIQRIFAGKYYYGKEANKALFKEIAGDFSIIHLATHGIVDMDNPMRSLLSFASDSSDWEHVALYAYEIHNLSLKADLVVLSACETGFGKAVRGEGVLSLARAFLYAGAPSVVTTLWEVNDFTSAALIETFYANLATGMPKSLALREAKLTFLSKTDEISGHPTYWASFVVIGNSSPIQSKWYWWLLRGVILLILLTTIGYSFHKKKSP, from the coding sequence ATGAGTCGTCCAATTTATATAAACTTTCTCATTCTTTTACTCCTTAATAGTTGTTTATCGAATTGTTATGCCCAAACAAACCTTGAAAAAACCCTTGCTCGAGCTAACAAGCATATCCAAGATGCTGAACGGTATTATGCCGAAATGAAATTTGTACAAGCAAAAGAATCCTACCAATTTGCTGCCCGTTTGTACCGCAATAACAATCTCCCTGCTTATTACGCTATCTGTTACAATGGTATAGGAAATACCTATATTGACCTAACACTTTATGAAGAGGCAAAAAGTAAAGGTTTTGAAAAGGCCCTACAACAACTAGCTGAAATCAAAAGCATTGAGCCCAATTTTGATATTGATAGCAGTCTAGTTGCAGATGCCTATGAAGGCCTTGGACGTTATTATAGCAGCATATCTACCACGCTTCAGACCCAGCAAGGTCTAGAAACTAAGATTCATTATACAAAAGCCTTGGAGTATCACCAAAACGCCCTAAGAATTCGTAAAAATTTCTACGGTGACTTACACCAAAAAATTGCCTTGTCGTATTACTTTATAGGGCGATGCTATCGTGGTTTTTCTGCCAACAGCTATAACGACAACCTTGATGACAACCCAATTCAAAAAGAACTAGATTTCTTAAAAAAGGCATTAGATATTCAACTCAAGACCGTTGGGGAACTGCATTACCAAACTGCAAACACCTATCAAGCTCTCGGAAATTATTACTACGAAACACAAAAAGATTATCACAAAGGGGTTGAATACCATAAAAAGGCATTTAAGATTCGGCAAGAAATCTTTAAGATGGATCATCTTCAAATTGCATCTTCCTATATAGATATGTCCATTTATTATAGAGTCATGAATATCTATGACAAAGAATTGAGTTACTTGGAAAAAGCACTAAAAATTCAACTCAGTATCTTAGGAACAGATCATGCAGAAATTGCAAAAAGTTATTACTTGTTGGCGCATCGATACAGAAGCAATGGCTCTATCCAAAAAGCAATATCCTATTATGAATACGCCCTAGCTATTTTTATTAAGCTAAAAAACAAACAAAGCCTAGAAGTAGCAGAAGTACGTTTGGGGCTAGCGCTTTGTTATCGCATGGATCATGAAAGAAAAAAAGAATTGCAACAATTGCAGCAGAGTTTATCAACGTATGAAAAAATACTAGGAAAAAAACATTTTAAGATTGGACTAATTTTATTAGAAAAAGGCAATTATTATTTGCAGACCAAGCAGTACGACTCTACCCTTTTCTTTTACCAAAAAGCGCTATTAATAAACCAGCAACAACTTGGATCTGCTCATTATTCGGTAACGGATCTTTATGATAAAATGGCTCGTGTTTATCGATTAAAGGGACTTCCTGAAAAAGAGTTTGAATATTTAACAAAATCGTTAACAATAAAAAAAGGAGAAGATTCCCTATCCGTTCACAACAACAAACGCCCCCAACAAACTGGTTTTTATTCTTTAGATTTTCCTTTAGACAAAGAATTTCGCAATAAAACACTAGAACAACAACTCTATAATAGTTATATGAGTTTGGCAGCTTATTATGAACGTGCACACAACATCCCTGAAGCATTGCATTATATTCAGCAAGCACTAGCTGCTGTATGCCCTAGTCTGAACAACTCAACCATTAACATTTATGAGAACCCTTCAACCAAAGATTTATCCCATAATATACAATGGTTGTATGCCTTAGGAAAAAAAGCAGCTTTTCTTCAAACACTTTATGACCACCAACAAGAAGAAAAAAACTTGTCAACTGCTATACAGACCTATACCCAAGGGATTGATGTGATTAATTCATTGCGAACTAATTTCAATTCTAAAAAAGCACATCAAGAATTAAAAAAATATTCTATTCCTATCTATGAGGGAGCGATCACAAGTTTATTCGTTAAGTACACAAAAACCAGTAACCCTCAATACCTTAACCAAGCTTTCGAGATTGCAGAATACAGCAAAAGTTTTGCCTTGATACAAGGCTTACAAAATACATTGGCACGAGGCAGGGGAAATATTCCCAATCAACTATTGGAGCTAGAGCGTGAATTAAGGCATCAATTAGCATATTATTCTAATTACCAAAACAAGGGCGCTAAAAACAATCAGAAATTCGACAAAGCTTATTTTAGTGCAAAACAGTCTTATGATTCATTAATTTATCAATTAGAGAAAGATTATCCCACCTATTACAACCTAAAATACCAAACAAAGGTAACCAGTGTAAATGAAGTTTGTTCTAAACTATTGCACGACAACCACATTTTGTTAGAATATTTTATTGGTGATCAATATCTCTATGTTTTTAGATTATCTAAGCACCAAAAAGATTTTTTCCAAGTCATTATTCCTGACAATTATGAACAACTGGTCTATAACCTTCGTAGTGCTTTGACTAATTATGATATGATTGAAGAACATCCACAATGGGCTTATCAAACATTCGTGGCAACCTCTTATAAATTTTATATACAATTCTTAGCTCCGTTTTTGCCAGAAATTTTTATTGAGGATCAAGAATTGACCATCATCCCAGATGGGATGCTCAATTATATCCCATTTGAAGTGCTGCTATCGGAACTACCAAGCCAAGAGTTGGTTGCCAAACGAGATTATAAAAAGCTCTCGTTTATCCTAAAACAACATCCGATCAGTTATAATTACTCTGCAACCATTTGGGCAAATAATTCGCAAAATAGACCTTCTCCCAACAATGGTCAATGCCTAGGGTTTGCCCCGTCCATTCAGTTTAGCAGCAGTCATGATAGCTTGCCTTGGACACAAAAAGAATTAGAAGCCATACAACGTATTTTTGCAGGAAAATACTATTATGGAAAAGAGGCCAATAAAGCTTTATTTAAGGAAATTGCTGGCGATTTTAGCATCATACACTTAGCCACACATGGCATTGTTGATATGGATAATCCCATGCGCTCACTCTTGTCTTTTGCCTCAGATAGCAGTGATTGGGAGCATGTTGCCTTGTATGCTTATGAGATTCACAATTTATCGCTAAAAGCCGACTTAGTTGTTTTAAGTGCTTGTGAAACTGGCTTTGGGAAAGCTGTACGGGGAGAAGGCGTATTGAGCCTTGCCAGAGCATTTTTATATGCAGGAGCTCCTAGTGTTGTGACAACATTGTGGGAAGTAAACGATTTTACTAGTGCAGCATTAATAGAAACCTTCTATGCCAATCTAGCAACAGGAATGCCCAAATCTTTAGCACTTCGAGAGGCAAAACTCACCTTTTTGTCCAAAACAGATGAAATTTCAGGTCATCCTACTTATTGGGCAAGTTTTGTTGTTATTGGTAACTCTTCGCCCATCCAATCCAAGTGGTACTGGTGGTTATTAAGAGGAGTTATTCTCCTTATCCTTTTAACAACGATTGGTTATTCTTTTCACAAAAAAAAGTCGCCTTAA
- a CDS encoding T9SS type A sorting domain-containing protein: MKKNNCFNAYQFLFMLFAFLGMRTSTYATHAVGADLTYTCISANTYEVTLRFYRDCGGVAAPSNPSISIVGSSGCTSVTSSVALTLISTQEVSQVCAGTQTSCAGGNVQGTQEVVYRGQVQLPAGCDSYTISFTECDRNSSITNINSNGACIYIETVINTNLAPCNNSPQFNNLPVLYSCQGQLSQFNHGFYDVDGDSLSFSLINPKTTGGIDIPFVNGLTATNPLELQAGTTFQFNSSNGQMTFTSLANTGQVAVISVRIEEYRNGVKIGSMIRDLQMIISATCTSVPPVSGTITPSSGTVTGNLIASCGGPPLIVDFSVSDPDVSDVLTATSDISTVIAGATTSVTGTNPINIRLVIPTASAASGNYPFTITVNDGSCPNPNVQIIGYSLQITNPSPTVTINASATTICEGDPVTLTAQGANSYSWDNSVMNGTAFSPTTSGTYTVIGTATNGCTDTTSVTVTVDPSPNVQINASATSICVGDAVTLSGTGATTYNWNNGVVDGAAFTPTTTNTYTVVGTANNGCTDTEQITIDVNSLPTVIANATGTVICQGETVTLTGSGAISYSWDNGVTNGVAFTPTGNTTYTVIGTDANGCENTDQITVNFVNTAPPTATISAASNQICQGTTTLLTGVVDAANGETIAWYYNGTIIGGANSATYSASQAGSYYNIVTNSSGCTTESATENITFYPQPQAAFSTSAANFCGGTGTITITANTIAGASYAWLNNGALIGGQTQPTLSVSSPGSYQLVVTSADGCLDTSSIFAPINANFPQITVTAPANSYCVGSNLTLTANLEVGATYTWLLNGNSITSPILENNSIAINNSGTYTVEVTNSDGCTAVSNSFVVTENPLPTATISSTATSFCTGSSINLSANFIAGASYEWFLNGNSLGTPTVEDTSWSATSGGNYTVVINDGCSNTSNVINLTTLSAPAAAGNISGSDDLCYGERERYSINNVNGATYYSWSITPANAASISVGQGTNSVTVNSTNVDFQLSVVPVNVCGAGATATQNINLNNGFTCSDVAFAANQTSICEGDVVVFTNYSNSNIGFGLTQQWDFGAGASPATATGSGPHTVTYATSGLKDVTLEYVGQFGTAYYSETYTDYIRVTALASCGVAVIPVKNMENLRLYPNPTTENVVLDLGRIAADIRVDLMTVHGLLLTSKTINHEQYLDLSLKEQPSGLYLISVQIDGVQTVLKVVKE; encoded by the coding sequence ATGAAAAAAAATAACTGCTTTAATGCTTATCAATTTCTTTTTATGTTGTTTGCCTTTTTAGGTATGAGAACATCAACCTATGCAACCCATGCAGTAGGAGCAGATTTAACATATACTTGTATTAGTGCCAATACCTATGAGGTAACCTTGCGGTTTTATCGGGATTGTGGTGGTGTAGCAGCCCCTTCTAACCCTTCTATTAGCATTGTAGGGAGTAGTGGTTGTACTTCCGTGACTTCCTCTGTAGCGCTTACGCTAATCAGCACACAAGAAGTGTCGCAAGTATGTGCAGGTACACAAACAAGTTGTGCTGGCGGTAATGTTCAAGGTACACAGGAAGTGGTCTATCGAGGACAGGTTCAGTTGCCCGCAGGTTGTGATAGCTATACAATTAGTTTTACAGAATGCGATCGGAATTCCTCCATCACTAATATTAATAGTAACGGAGCCTGTATTTATATAGAGACCGTCATTAATACCAATCTAGCTCCTTGTAATAATTCCCCCCAATTTAATAATTTACCTGTTTTATACAGTTGCCAAGGTCAATTAAGCCAATTTAACCATGGTTTTTATGATGTAGATGGCGATTCATTGAGCTTTTCGCTAATCAACCCTAAGACAACAGGGGGGATAGATATTCCTTTTGTAAATGGGTTAACAGCTACGAATCCATTGGAACTACAAGCAGGAACAACCTTCCAGTTCAATAGCTCAAATGGACAAATGACTTTTACTTCATTGGCGAATACGGGGCAAGTTGCTGTTATTTCTGTAAGAATAGAAGAATATAGAAATGGCGTAAAAATTGGTTCTATGATTCGTGATTTACAGATGATTATTTCTGCTACTTGCACTAGTGTGCCCCCTGTTTCAGGAACGATAACACCTAGTTCGGGTACTGTGACAGGCAATCTTATTGCTTCTTGTGGGGGACCTCCACTAATTGTTGATTTTAGTGTATCGGATCCAGATGTATCGGATGTTCTAACTGCAACAAGTGATATTAGTACCGTGATAGCAGGCGCAACCACCTCCGTTACAGGAACCAACCCTATTAACATCCGCCTTGTTATTCCAACAGCAAGTGCTGCATCAGGCAACTATCCTTTTACCATAACGGTCAACGATGGCTCTTGCCCTAATCCAAATGTTCAAATCATTGGCTATAGTTTGCAAATTACCAACCCTTCTCCAACGGTAACGATTAATGCTAGTGCAACGACCATTTGCGAAGGCGACCCAGTAACGCTTACCGCACAGGGAGCGAATAGCTATAGTTGGGACAATAGTGTAATGAATGGTACTGCTTTTAGCCCTACTACTAGTGGAACGTATACGGTGATTGGTACAGCGACCAATGGTTGTACAGACACGACTAGCGTAACGGTAACGGTTGATCCAAGCCCTAATGTTCAGATTAATGCCAGTGCCACAAGCATTTGTGTTGGAGATGCAGTTACTTTGTCAGGAACAGGGGCTACTACTTACAATTGGAATAATGGTGTTGTAGATGGAGCTGCTTTTACCCCAACAACAACCAATACGTATACTGTAGTAGGAACGGCCAATAATGGCTGTACAGATACAGAGCAAATTACAATTGATGTGAACAGCTTGCCTACTGTTATTGCCAATGCAACTGGAACCGTTATTTGTCAGGGAGAAACGGTTACCTTGACGGGATCTGGAGCAATTAGTTACAGTTGGGATAACGGGGTGACGAATGGTGTTGCTTTTACGCCCACAGGAAATACTACTTATACGGTTATTGGAACGGATGCGAATGGTTGTGAAAATACGGATCAAATTACCGTTAATTTTGTTAATACAGCCCCACCTACAGCTACTATTAGTGCTGCCTCTAATCAAATTTGTCAAGGCACAACTACTTTGCTAACAGGAGTTGTTGATGCGGCTAATGGAGAAACAATTGCATGGTATTATAATGGAACCATAATTGGAGGAGCGAATAGCGCAACCTATTCGGCTAGTCAGGCAGGTAGTTATTATAATATTGTGACCAACAGTAGTGGATGTACAACTGAATCTGCTACCGAAAATATTACTTTTTATCCCCAACCTCAGGCTGCTTTTTCAACTTCTGCTGCCAACTTTTGTGGCGGTACAGGAACGATTACAATAACGGCTAATACCATTGCTGGAGCTTCTTATGCTTGGTTAAACAATGGAGCCCTCATTGGGGGACAGACACAACCAACACTTTCAGTAAGCAGCCCTGGCAGCTATCAATTGGTGGTGACGAGTGCAGATGGCTGTTTGGATACATCTAGTATTTTTGCACCAATTAATGCTAATTTTCCTCAAATTACCGTTACAGCTCCCGCTAATAGTTATTGTGTTGGATCTAATCTGACCTTAACTGCTAATTTGGAAGTTGGAGCAACGTATACTTGGCTATTAAATGGCAATAGTATCACCAGCCCCATCCTAGAAAACAACAGCATTGCTATAAACAACAGTGGAACGTATACGGTAGAAGTCACCAATAGTGATGGTTGTACGGCTGTTTCTAATTCATTTGTTGTAACAGAAAACCCACTACCAACAGCAACCATTAGTTCTACAGCGACTAGTTTTTGTACAGGTAGCTCAATTAATTTATCTGCTAATTTTATAGCAGGGGCTAGTTATGAGTGGTTTTTGAATGGCAATTCATTAGGAACACCAACGGTTGAAGATACCAGTTGGTCTGCAACAAGTGGGGGAAATTATACAGTAGTTATTAATGATGGTTGCAGCAATACGTCTAATGTAATTAATTTAACAACCTTATCTGCACCCGCTGCTGCTGGCAATATATCGGGAAGTGATGATCTTTGTTATGGCGAACGAGAGAGATATTCTATTAATAATGTTAATGGAGCAACTTATTATAGTTGGAGCATTACGCCAGCCAATGCTGCTTCTATTAGTGTAGGGCAAGGAACCAATTCGGTAACCGTTAACAGTACGAATGTAGATTTTCAGCTATCGGTTGTACCAGTTAATGTTTGTGGGGCAGGAGCAACTGCTACTCAGAATATCAATCTGAATAATGGTTTTACTTGTTCGGATGTTGCTTTTGCTGCTAATCAGACTTCTATTTGCGAAGGTGATGTAGTCGTTTTTACCAACTATAGCAATTCAAATATTGGTTTTGGGCTTACTCAACAATGGGATTTTGGCGCAGGGGCTTCTCCTGCAACGGCTACTGGAAGCGGACCCCATACGGTTACTTATGCGACAAGTGGTTTAAAAGATGTGACCTTGGAATATGTAGGGCAATTTGGGACAGCGTATTATTCTGAAACGTATACGGACTACATCAGAGTGACAGCATTGGCAAGTTGTGGCGTTGCGGTTATTCCTGTGAAGAACATGGAAAACCTTCGCCTTTACCCTAATCCTACTACCGAAAATGTAGTATTGGATCTAGGGCGAATAGCAGCTGATATTAGAGTTGACCTAATGACCGTTCACGGGCTTTTATTGACTTCAAAAACCATCAACCACGAACAATATTTAGATTTGTCGCTCAAAGAACAGCCTTCTGGATTGTACCTTATTTCGGTACAGATAGACGGAGTACAAACGGTCTTGAAGGTCGTCAAGGAATAA
- a CDS encoding PorT family protein, with protein MNFIKTVQIGLALVGFLAASSLQAQDLFKPKFGLRAGASFSTMFGPQENGVEENHKLTVRVSAGGTVKFPLHERFGIAAEVVFVQKGSYYTATAENSFLKLPSFNTEQAFIYGYNKVGSTYSKRTDRNYKRRVGMNIINAYIEIPVMFYFEALDDRLQFDVGAGIGFLIDSKALGTIKFGDADILNADNPDVTQFIEMDLDYKMIKDELGALYDGTSKSAKIDGTTRYYPRGPSAYYFTDVEDKANEHIFKTIDLTLQAGVSYYFTPGLRAGLRFSYSFLDITTNKYDYSMKDLNSDGTYIQRNDHDGNLGFQLFVGLQF; from the coding sequence ATGAATTTTATTAAAACAGTACAGATAGGTTTAGCACTAGTTGGCTTTTTGGCTGCATCTAGCCTTCAAGCGCAAGATTTATTTAAACCCAAGTTTGGTTTGAGAGCAGGAGCAAGTTTCTCAACAATGTTTGGTCCTCAAGAGAATGGGGTTGAAGAAAATCATAAATTAACAGTAAGAGTTTCTGCGGGAGGAACCGTCAAGTTTCCTTTGCACGAGCGTTTTGGAATCGCTGCTGAAGTTGTGTTTGTACAAAAAGGGTCTTATTATACGGCTACAGCAGAAAATTCATTCCTAAAATTGCCGTCTTTTAATACAGAACAGGCGTTTATTTATGGTTATAACAAAGTAGGAAGCACCTATTCAAAGCGAACCGATCGCAACTACAAGCGTCGAGTAGGCATGAACATCATTAATGCCTATATTGAAATTCCTGTTATGTTTTATTTTGAGGCTTTGGATGATCGCTTACAATTTGATGTTGGAGCAGGAATTGGCTTTTTAATTGATTCAAAAGCATTGGGAACCATTAAATTTGGCGATGCTGATATTTTGAATGCAGACAATCCAGACGTTACTCAGTTTATTGAAATGGATTTGGATTATAAAATGATAAAAGATGAGCTAGGGGCACTTTATGATGGTACTTCTAAATCGGCTAAAATTGACGGAACAACTCGTTATTATCCAAGAGGACCTAGCGCTTATTACTTTACCGATGTAGAGGATAAAGCCAATGAGCATATTTTTAAAACGATTGATTTGACTTTGCAAGCAGGGGTTTCTTACTATTTCACGCCTGGTTTACGAGCAGGTTTGCGGTTTAGTTATAGCTTTTTGGACATAACCACCAACAAGTATGATTATTCTATGAAAGATCTAAATAGTGACGGAACTTACATCCAAAGAAATGATCACGATGGCAATCTTGGCTTTCAGCTTTTTGTTGGACTTCAGTTCTAA